Below is a window of Ischnura elegans chromosome 1, ioIscEleg1.1, whole genome shotgun sequence DNA.
GAAAAAGTTTAAGCCACATTTATCTGATTAGATAACATATTAATAGAAAATCTGTCATTAATAATGTTATGAGAGATACTATTAATGATacaacatgatttttttcaatatttcactgaaatttaGTTTCTCATGTAAATATTTGCGAGTCTTAAAGTGTCACGTTTTAGAGGTATGCCATTGATCTCTTATCCAGCTTACAACTTGAATATCCATATCATACATTGAATGTGCTGCTGCACCCTATACATATTTCCAGTGAATTATTTGTGAGAGGGCAAAGTGCATTTATGTCTCTATTTTTCTGAACGTAATTTTTATTCTAGTCAACCCTTTCAATGCGGCAACGTGAGATGATAATTTTGCCGGtagcggaaagtttttttttgtacaatacagttatttctgcatttttcaggcttaatatgataattttattcttattgtacacttttttgctgaaaaataagaattttttattttgacatttatggatGTCACCCGCGTCGTAGGATGACTTCTGTGGTATGCAACCTGCATTGCCAAACCCGCTTTTCTATctcttgatggaattttttgtgtaaattcaAGTCGTTCGACACATTCATCTGCATTATTTATTCGGAATCAAAAGATATTGGGTCCATTTATTTCAAGAGCTTTAAAGCCAAGTAACTTTGTTGGTTTTTATCCACAAATCAATTATTTGAGTGCTTTTATAAGGAATGCTCTACCTACTATGTACTtatgtttatgaatatttttttcgtatttgatAAGCAATAAtacaaaaggaattaaaaacgtAGTATTAGTCATCGTAATGGAAAAATTTGCTCACTTACTATAATATTTTGGCGCTTTGGGTATAAATAATGGTTTGGTTCAAGAAATTTTGAAATCTAAGAAATTCTGTggcaaaaagtattttatttttacaaaaatatcattagcaaaaatttggcatttgaaattttgaaatcaattgaaaaaaaatcataattatacgcacagtgaaaattaaaaacaataaaaatctcgaaatatatatttctaattaGTAATCATTAAAAACGTTTATACCCTTTCATGAAATTCCTGGAAGCAAGGGTGCAAGCAAAGTCCAGGCTCACCTTCACAGTCAGGACAGATATAAACGACAGCTTTTCGCACTCCCTTTGCATAGCACACTCTACATCTTTTTTGAGGTTTTTTACCCTTCGTCCCGTCACCAGCTATCGCCGGAAAGTGGGAGAGACCCTTTTTTGGTTGAGGGGATGGGGGCAAGGCACTAATTATTGTGGACAATAGGGACTCTATTACCTCCATTCTATATTCATACAAACTCTTTTTGTTGCCACTGAATTTATTGTAGAGTATGTAGCTATTTACCaacattatttgaaataaatgaatggcaAGTTTTTTGTACCACTTGAGGGACTTGTGCTGGCAGGTGTAGTACGACAGTAACTGGTCGCAGTGATCGACACCACCCATAAACTTGTTATACTCCACCACTGCTTCGGGTTTACCTCTCCCTGACCTTTCAGTGGGTACGAGGTTACACCCGAACTCAGAGGATATCAGAGACACATCCCTCTTATCCCTCCAGCGGAAGATGCAAATCCCCTCCTCACTCCAACGAGCAACAATCTGGTTTTTTGCCAGTTTGTGCCCAAAAACCTCTCTCGGGTTCTCTTTTCTTGCCTCACGGAGGGTCCCTGTGCAGTAAGTTTTGAATCTAATCACATCCCTAGCTAGTGGaacattattataataattattcaaaaatacaatatgccccttatttttaaattgttctaAAAGTTTGTACACCACTTTGTCCCCATGTCCACGTCCACCCACTTCGCTATCCCCAGAGCCCGCATAAACGATCATACGATGTACTAACCCCGCTGGCTCACAGagcatgtacatttttatgccatgtttgtgCCTTTTCCCCTGCATATAATGCCGGAAATTCAATCGCCCTCGCCAAAGCAGCATTGATTCGTCTATGCATAGTTCTCTTCCAGGGGAAACACAGGAAGCCATTGTTCTATGAAAGCAATTCATTAGTGGTCTTACTTTATATAGGCGATCAGATGGAACAGGCTCATTTTCATctacattttttgcaaaatggaggGCTTGCAATATCCCAAGAAATCGATCCCTTGCCATGGATTGGCGAAATAACTGAAAGCtgaaaaatatcgacttttttcAATTGTCCGATATTCCATTTGTGCGGACCGTCCCCATGTGAAAGAGCAGGCGCAACCAAACCTCGAACTCCTCTCTGGTCAGTGGCCGCCAGTCTGTTATCCTTGCACAGATGGATTTCCCAGAAATATGCACTCTGCATTCCTTTCTGTTTCCCTTATGACTAGGTCATAAAACTCGTCGGTAAACACGAGGGAAAGTAGTCTTTGGCGGTCGAGCCTCTTGGAAGTTTCTTTAGACCAGGGGATCCAACAAATGAAAGGGTATTCCTATTCACTGGGGGATCAGCGGCCCAAACAGCCTCAGCTGTAACGATACCCCTAGCCATTTCGGTGCCCCTTGCCACCTCGGTCGTGCAAGATCCGAGTCACTTTCTCCTGTGTCAGAACCGTCTGAGTCGATAATAAATGAAGACCCGCTCGAAAAATTGTCATCCGACGAGTCCATGGCGAGAGCACGTATTTCATCCTCCCTTAGCGTTTTCCTTGGTTGTTTTTTCTTCGAGGctataaaatgcaaagaaaaacattttaatcatttttttatcctgcgaataatttactctatattaATTTGCAAGTATATATAAATGCAGCCACTTACCAGAAAGACCAGAGGGACCGGGTGTTTCATCGTCAACTGGGTTCATCGCAGGGTTATTTTCTCTTCTGCTCGTACCCTGCGAGACTCTTCTCTTCATCGTCAATGAGGAGGTAAATAcactgaagaaaaatttaataaaagcctCAGTTAGTTCCCAATACAAGTAAGATGGAACGGgaagaaatgaaagcaaaaaactaataatattagAAAGTGTATAACTAAGTATTATGgatacttgaatttttaattttagaagaaaaTGACCTTTCGAGGTCAAACATTTTACAACCAATAGGAAAACTAAATTTGATACCTTGTAAAATCATtgcaacacaaaaataaaatgtgtggatatttttttctaacgatAGAAAAACGTGCTAATATAAGATACTCGCGCTTACCTCTTGAGATACAAAGGTGAATCCGTTGAGAAAAAAGTTGTCTTCGGAAGTTCAGGTGACAGCAATATAACCACTATGAAAATATCTGGAAATGTCACAGAAAAATTTTGGCGAGCACAAAcactatataataatatttttaaatataatccgATATTTCGGGGTCCAAATAGCACAAAAACAACTGTCTAACAACAACCCAAGGTGATTATCActtggaaaatcttgaaaaaaaaacactgatttaCCAAAACCCGCAGAAAAAAGTTTTCGACGAAAACGGAAACGGAGCGCACTACACGACGGCTAGAAACCAACTGCAGAGCGGAGAAAAGGAAGCAAGTCAAAAGAGAGGCGCGTAGTCCCGTTACGCCCATTCATCTGAGACCCAAGGCCATGACAGCCCTCGGCTGTCATCCGTGCCAGTGGCTGGGAGCGGATGATAGCCCTGGgctgtcatccgcactgaatgggTTAACTCATTAAACTgcagaaaaattaatgttttaatcaGTGCAAAACGTGATGCCTGTGTGAGAGTGGTTTTTACGTGATACTCATTTCAagaatatcaaattaattttaaaattcaattctgttgGAAATCAATTCTGGAAAACACTTTTAAggaattaaataagaaaaattgtttcaaatgatATTCAATTCATTGTGAAAACAGTCCTCAAGGAAGAAAGCTGAAAACCTGATGGaagggaaatgaaatttaaatcactttctttcattttccagtCTGCTGGAAAATGATGGAAATCAATGTCAAGACTtagtcaaatgaaattttaagcattCAGACAGATTCAAATAAGGTTCAAATCTGTTGggaatcagttttttttcaatggtgtattaaacttgattttatttaatatgtatgtGATTAAATCCAAACTTAGGTAAAGTGCTGTTTTTCCTCTGCTGGTCTCTGCCACTCAATCAAGATCATCAATTTGTGACCACTGGCACTCTAGTCTACGTATGTTGGTactctaattaaaattttaagtatctacacattaaatttatcattagcTCAAACCATGTTGACTAAAATTACTATTCCTCATATATTTGATGAAGCATCAAAGTGAAATGTGCaatgtaatcataaaaaaattattttttcaagatttcttttaattaaaaaactaataaaatatcacaatatttcaaaatgtatgaaaatatatcttatttACAGTTTTAATTATGGTAGGCCAAATGTATGGCTTAATTCGAATGCACTAAAAATTCTGCATCCTCTTAAAATAACACAGCCTCTAAATATAAAAAGGCGACATATCACTAGAAAATGCAGACTAGATCACACCATGTCAATTTAATTAGGACAATCCAATTCCAGAAATAGACAATATaccttctcttttttatttaaggcATATTGATTGCACAGCAACATCCAGAACATTCTCATATTCACAGAAAGAAGTAAGGTATTTCCTAACCACTCCTTCAGCCACACCTCCAGCAGTAGAAGGTGAATTTTCTGCAAGATTCAAAGGAGAAAcaactattaaattattttttcaaaactggTAACCCTTAAAGCATTTTTAAAGACCAAGAGTATAAAGATGCTTGGAGGAGATGGATTCAATATTAACTATTTTTATGGCTAGGATAGGTTTGATAAAAATACGAAGGGGATAGCTCAAGAACAGCACATttacataaatgcataataaGTCATTATTAGTCCTAAAAACTT
It encodes the following:
- the LOC124157564 gene encoding uncharacterized protein LOC124157564 gives rise to the protein MKRRVSQGTSRRENNPAMNPVDDETPGPSGLSASKKKQPRKTLREDEIRALAMDSSDDNFSSGSSFIIDSDGSDTGESDSDLARPRWQGAPKWLGVSLQLRLFGPLIPQ